In a single window of the Littorina saxatilis isolate snail1 linkage group LG5, US_GU_Lsax_2.0, whole genome shotgun sequence genome:
- the LOC138967782 gene encoding uncharacterized protein, whose protein sequence is MLDTISDTTFLSDSVMNRLNLGAQDSVLTLTTMTSKAETVECKSFTNLRVRAYDSKETLKVPKAYSHPEISVDRSQIPTRDTILSMSHLEHIAHCFPPLLDAPIAILLGVNVSEALRPLEVVFGEPGQPNAQRTRLGWGLVGEVAASCKQGGPPANAFASKTLEQPRPPTRKSAFCFRTRDRTNEHLETDFTCPDDPPSSQEDRKFMNILSKGIELNSEGHYQMPLPFKNGETLLPPNRHLALRRLYSLKRRFLSSPEHFQLYGEFMSQMVERRDAEIVPEAEISSSPTWYIPHHGVYNLNKPGKIRVVFDFAAKCNDVSLNDFLLCGPDQLNSLLGVLCRFRWYPVAFSCDVERMFHQFHVLPQHRDYLRFLWWPNNDLNAAPVDHRMRVHLFGAASSPGCANFGLKTLAKDNQSISPEAADFIQNDFYVDDGLSSRPDRSTAVELLQGAVEICVKGNLRLHKIASNDSRVMSSLSTTQVVKSSSVEDGQDQSKRSIERALGIRWNLETDTLHFVHETKATQVPKRGVLSTVASIFDPLGLVSPIILRGRQILQEACKEGISWDQDLPPSILTRWNEWIHDLRSLSSLQVPRCYFTNAPLPWSGIAFHHFADASSKGYGECSYVTPSDAEGNLHSSLLMAKAKVVTIRAVTIPRLELQAAVLAVKIARFLEKELGHLEAQHYFWTDSRVVLGLLLAQASLKRITL, encoded by the coding sequence ATGCTCGACACCATAAGTGACACGACTTTCCTTAGCGATTCGGTGATGAACAGGCTTAACCTGGGAGCACAGGACTCTGTTTTGACACTGACCACTATGACTTCCAAGGCAGAAACAGTGGAATGCAAATCGTTCACCAATCTACGTGTGAGAGCCTATGATTCTAAAGAGACTCTCAAAGTTCCGAAAGCCTATTCCCACCCAGAGATCAGTGTTGATCGGAGCCAGATTCCCACGCGAGACACTATACTTTCCATGTCTCATCTTGAACACATCGCCCACTGTTTCCCCCCTCTCTTGGATGCTCCCATCGCCATTCTATTGGGCGTCAATGTATCTGAAGCTCTTCGCCCTTTGGAAGTAGTTTTCGGTGAACCTGGTCAACCCAACGCTCAACGAACGAGACTGGGCTGGGGCCTAGTTGGAGAGGTCGCGGCATCATGTAAACAAGGTGGACCCCCTGCAAACGCCTTCGCTTCAAAGACTCTCGAACAGCCAAGACCGCCCACCAGAAAATCTGCCTTCTGTTTTCGCACTAGAGATCGCACTAACGAGCACCTGGAAACAGACTTTACTTGTCCTGATGACCCCCCATCCTCTCAAGAAGACAGAAAGTTTATGAACATTCTCAGTAAAGGCATTGAGCTGAACAGTGAGGGACATTACCAGATGCCCTTGCCCTTCAAGAATGGAGAAACCCTACTCCCTCCAAACCGGCATTTAGCACTACGGAGACTTTACAGTTTGAAACGTCGGTTCCTCTCCAGTCCAGAGCATTTTCAACTCTATGGAGAATTCATGAGCCAAATGGTGGAAAGACGAGATGCTGAAATAGTGCCAGAGGCTGAGATCAGCAGTAGCCCAACATGGTATATCCCTCACCACGGAGTCTACAATCTCAACAAGCCGGGAAAGATACGAGTGGTTTTCGATTTTGCAGCCAAATGCAATGACGTTTCACTCAATGACTTTCTTCTTTGTGGACCAGACCAACTGAACTCATTACTGGGTGTCTTGTGCCGATTTCGTTGGTATCCAGTGGCCTTTTCCTGTGATGTGGAGCGAATGTTTCACCAGTTTCACGTCCTCCCTCAACACAGAGACTACCTGAGGTTTCTGTGGTGGCCGAACAATGACTTGAATGCAGCTCCAGTTGACCACCGAATGAGGGTGCACTtgtttggagcagcgtcctcccctGGCTGTGCAAATTTTGGGCTGAAGACATTAGCTAAAGACAACCAGAGCATCAGCCCAGAAGCTGCCGACTTCATTCAAAACGACTTCTATGTCGACGACGGTTTGAGCTCCAGACCTGACAGATCTACAGCCGTGGAGCTTCTCCAGGGAGCTGTAGAAATCTGCGTGAAAGGAAACCTGCGGCTCCATAAAATAGCTTCCAACGACAGTCGGGTCATGTCTTCATTGTCCACCACTCAGGTCGTGAAGTCCAGCAGCGTAGAAGACGGGCAAGACCAGAGCAAAAGGTCAATTGAAAGAGCTCTAGGAATCCGATGGAATCTGGAGACTGACACTCTACACTTTGTCCATGAAACGAAGGCAACGCAAGTACCAAAGCGTGGTGTCTTGTCTACTGTGGCCTCCATCTTTGACCCCCTGGGACTAGTTTCACCTATCATTTTGAGAGGTCGCCAAATTCTTCAAGAAGCCTGCAAAGAGGGAATCAGCTGGGATCAAGACCTTCCCCCCTCCATCCTGACTCGATGGAATGAATGGATCCACGACCTTCGATCGTTGTCTTCCCTCCAAGTGCCAAGATGTTACTTCACAAACGCCCCTCTTCCTTGGAGTGGAATCGCGTTTCATCACTTTGCAGATGCATCCAGCAAGGGGTATGGCGAGTGCTCCTATGTCACGCCCTCGGATGCTGAGGGTAACCTTCACAGCTCACTGTTGATGGCGAAGGCTAAGGTTGTTACAATTCGAGCTGTTACCATTCCCCGACTTGAACTCCAAGCTGCAGTGCTAGCTGTGAAGATAGCTCGTTTCCTGGAGAAAGAACTTGGCCACCTAGAGGCTCAACACTACTTTTGGACTGACTCTCGTGTTGTCCTCGGTTTGCTTCTTGCTCAGGCCAGTCTAAAGCGGATTACCCTTTga